The following are encoded together in the Myotis daubentonii chromosome Y, mMyoDau2.1, whole genome shotgun sequence genome:
- the LOC132225595 gene encoding histone-lysine N-methyltransferase PRDM9-like translates to MSRRGRTARHGAEDSEDSDEEWTPRPRAKPSWVAFRVEQNKHQKAKSRTSLSNESTLKELSGTANLWTTSGSEQTQKPVPPPGEASPSGQHPRSKLDLRRKEIEVKMYSLRERKCCVYQEVSEPQDDDYLYCEKCQNFFIDSCAVHGPPTFVKDSAVDKGHANRSALTLPPGLRIGPSGIPEAGLGVWNEECDLPEGLHFGPYEGQITEDEATANNGYSWLITKGRNCYEYVDGKDTSQANWMRYVNCARDDQEQNLVAFQYHRQIFYRTCRVVRTGCELLVWYGEEYGQKLGIKRGSKWKTELVAGREPKPEIHTCPSCSVAFSSQTFLSQHVKRNHPSEILPGAPAGKHLQSEEPGPERQNQQQQQHPGPHGWNDKAEGQEVKGTSKPLLKRIRHRGTSRDSFKPPNRQTGSSSERERIMEEEPSTGQDVNPKNRGKLSVGVRMSKIVTINHGGCGQGFNDKSHIDTHQRTHSGEKPYVCRECGKGFTRKSHLIRHQRTHSGEKPYMCSECGKGFTRKSHLIRHQRTHSGEKPYVCKECGRGFTQKSSLITHQRTHSGEKPYVCRECGRGFKDKSSLIKHQRTHSGEKPYVCRECGRGFRDKSGLIKHQRTHSGEKPYVCRECGRGFRDKSGLIKHQRTHSGEKPYVCRECGRGFTQKSSLIKHQRTHSGEKPYVCRECGRGFRDKSVLIKHQRTHSGEKPYVCRECGRGFTQKSSLIKHQRTHSGEKPYVCRECGKGFRDKSCLIKHQRTHSGTPDRAPQSPPETARAAAPRAACRDVSIYFSREEWAHYFSREEWAQMGAWERARHRNVKSN, encoded by the exons ATGAGTCGCCGCGGCAGAACAGCCAGGCACGGGGCGGAGGACTCCGAGGACTCGGATGAAGAGTGGACCCCGAGGCCGCGAG ctaaaccttcttgggtggccttcagagtggaacagaataaacatcagaag GCAAAGTCCAGGACGTCATTAAGTAATGAGTCTACTTTGAAGGAATTGTCAGGAACAGCAAATTTGTGGACCAccagtggctcagagcagactcagaaaccagtgccccctcctggagaagcaAGTCCCTCTGGACAGCACCCTAGATCGAAATTGG acctcaggagaaaggagatcgaagtgaagatgtatagcctacgagagaggaagtgttgtgtctaccaagaggtcagcgagccccaggacgatgactacctat attgtgagaagtgtcAGAACTTCTTCATTGACAGCTGTGCTGTGCATGGGCCTCCTACGTTTGTAAAAGACAGTGCCGTGGACAAGGGGCATGCCAACCGctcagccctcactctgccccctgggttgagaatcggaccatcaggcatccctgaggctgggcttggagtgtggaatgaggaatgtgatctgcccgagggcctgcactttggcccttatgagggtcagatcacagaagatgaagccacagccaacaacggctactcctggctg atcaccaaagggagaaactgctatgagtatgtggatggaaaggatacatctcaggccaactggatgag GTATGTGAACTGCGCCCGGGATGACCAAGAACAGAACCTGGTGGCCTTTCAATATCACAGGCAGATTTTCTACCGAACCTGCCGGGTCGTGAGGAcgggctgtgagctgctggtctggtatggagaagagtatggccaaaagctgggcatcaagaggggcagcaagtggaagacagagcttgtggccgggagag aaccaaagccagagatccacacatgtccctcctgctctgtggccttctccagtcagacattcctcagccaacatgtgaaacgcaatcacccctctgagattctgccaggAGCACCTGCAGGAAAACACCTCCAGTCAGAGGAACCCGGCCCAGAGCGTCAaaatcaacagcagcagcaacatcctGGTCCACATGGGTGGAATGACAAAGCTGAAGGTCAGGAGGTCAAAGGAACTTCCAAACCTTTGCTTAAAAGGATCAGGCACAGGGGAACTTCAAGGGACTCTTTCAAGCCTCCCAACAGACAAACAGGGAGCTCCAGTGAGCGTGAGAGAAtaatggaggaagagcccagcacaggccaggacgtgaatccaaagaacagaggcaaattatctgtgggagtaagaatgtcaaaaattgtaacaatcaatcatggagggtgtgggcaaggcttcaatgataagtcacatatcgacacacaccagaggacacactcaggggagaagccatatgtgtgcagggagtgtgggaaaggctttacacggaagtcacatctcatcagacaccagaggacacactcaggggagaagccatatatGTGCAGcgagtgtgggaaaggctttacacggaagtcacatctcatcagacaccagaggacacactcaggggagaagccatatgtgtgcaagGAGTGTGGGCGAGGatttacacagaagtcatctctcatcacacaccagaggacacactcaggggagaagccctatgtgtgtagggagtgtgggcgaggctttaaagataagtcaagtctcatcaaacaccagaggacacactcaggggagaagccatatgtgtgcagggagtgtggcagaggctttagagataagtcaggtctcatcaagcaccagagaacacactcaggggagaagccctatgtttgcagggagtgtgggagaggctttagagataagtcag gtctcatcaaacaccaaagaacacactcaggggagaagccctatgtgtgtagggagtgtgggcgaggctttacacagaagtcatctctcattaaacaccagaggacacactcgggggagaagccctatgtgtgcagggagtgtgggagaggctttagagataagtcagttctcatcaaacaccagagaacacactcaggggagaagccctatgtgtgtagggagtgtgggcgaggctttacacagaagtcatctctcatcaaacaccagaggacacactcgggggagaagccctatgtgtgcagggagtgtgggaaaggctttagagataagtcatgtctcatcaaacaccagaggacacactcaggg actcctgaccgcgcccctcagtcGCCCCCTGAGACCGCGCGAGCCGCCGCG cccagggccgcctgcAGGGACGTGTCCATCTActtctcccgggaggagtgggcccactacttctcccgggaggagtgggcGCAGATGGGCGCCTGGGAGCGAGCCCGGCACCGGAACGTGAAGAGCAACTAG